In Astatotilapia calliptera chromosome 16, fAstCal1.2, whole genome shotgun sequence, one genomic interval encodes:
- the pgap1 gene encoding GPI inositol-deacylase, producing MKLAAVAFYGLAAGLLAVGLRELLTGFEENRCSMTYMFEYPEYRRVALPRRVARLYPAYGLYLYGEGVYAQETRALKLTGAPVLFLPGNAGSYKQARSLGSVALRKAETMEGGLHFNVFTVDFNEELVALYGGSLLRQTHFLHESIKAILRLYKHLKTPPQSVVLVGHSMGGVVARALFTLPRFNTNLVSIIITQASPHLAPVLALDPYLLDFYSAVRQKWVNQANKLRNVTVLSVGGGYRDYQVRSGLTSLPCPPGDPNKLSLVVTAVPRTWVSTDHLSIVWCKELVLATVRAFFDLIDPETRQFTENSEKKLAVLNHHFIKHPVRLPGETQETPVSISDLPDAWSEVNTLRLAYSTPKEGQPKFFLFALSSRRKAYSHFYCRSNNLEMTSWVYGCLQKNGSSCVFAADLSKGTELLPPYKVLTLRLSDLSSFTHLFVSASNLNGKQFTVECEWQREESQTLSVAVPHVLSFGLTSSDVTVNSSGLLHTIELQHFHQVYQAFRINVASQCKVQKDRLPSVYRIKVPWFREDSLTTVSVPSVTEISGMLHTSRPDNTSGALLQLHTAPNCQYKVSIRTSLPRVLGQILRFCGHMVPVYTAVTLLLACGGQVSSILKSRRAADMSQMVGKGLQPHKVNLPVYILHIALSCSCFQEVWSMLFLPSMDTLPPTFLDVAFHEEETPGEEWVHLLSPLLYIFGAAVAYWGSALLRLVIRLISLVLAPLHRPSVSRDCGTLRLRTQLLITLCLTVMGGTSCGALSIFASFLFHLYRVLRLQMTERYLRHMLNLAPRKHKEAENGTIDPECLSRSKESNGTPLLSECALQEVRDDLQLHLCLSALFTLPVMLSGPSLIHWIRNLRYSTQLNPDPCWPYIVPLIFVYMLLINCNTLKLSNSKLLPLTSCLPLPLAIIMVTFSPLHLYRITYFLLASLIPLALCCLL from the exons ATGAAGCTCGCCGCGGTGGCTTTTTACGGTTTGGCCGCGGGGCTGCTGGCGGTCGGCCTGCGAGAGTTGCTGACAGGCTTCGAGGAGAACAGATGCAGTATGACCTATATGTTTGAATACCCGGAGTATCGG CGTGTGGCGCTGCCTCGCCGTGTGGCCAGACTGTACCCGGCCTACGGGCTCTACCTGTACGGAGAGGGTGTCTACGCCCAGGAGACCCGAGCACTCAAACTCACCGGCGCCCCTGTGCTTTTCCTGCCTGGAAATGCTGGAAGTTATAAACAAG CTCGATCTCTGGGCTCAGTCGCATTGAGGAAGGCTGAAACCATGGAGGGAGGTCTCCACTTCAACGTGTTCACTGTGGACTTCAACGAGGAGCTGGTGGCGCTTTACGGCGGCAGTTTGCTCAGGCAGACGCATTTCCTGCACGAGAGCATCAAAGCCATCCTGAGGCTGTACAAG CACCTGAAGACCCCACCTCAGAGCGTTGTGCTCGTCGGTCACTCCATGGGAGGAGTGGTGGCCCGGGCACTGTTCACTTTGCCTCGTTTCAACACTAACCTGGTCAGCATCATCATCACCCAGGCCTCCCCTCACCTGGCTCCAGTGCTGGCCCTGGACCCGTACCTGCTGG ATTTCTACTCTGCAGTCAGACAGAAGTGGGTTAACCAGGCAAACAAGCTCAGGAATGTCACAGTTTTGTCCGTCGGGGGTGGTTATCGTGACTACCAGGTCCGCTCCGGCCTCACTTCCCTGCCGTGTCCTCCAGGAGACCCGAACAAGCTGTCACTGGTG GTGACTGCAGTTCCCAGGACGTGGGTGTCTACTGATCATCTGTCCATTGTCTG gtgcAAGGAGCTTGTTCTTGCCACTGTCAGGGCGTTCTTTGATCTCATCGATCCTGAAACCAGACAG TTCACAGAAAACTCTGAGAAGAAGTTAGCTGTGCTGAACCATCATTTCATTAAACATCCCGTGAGGTTGCCTGGAGAAACTCAAGAGACACCAGTCTCCATTTCAG atcTTCCTGATGCATGGAGTGAAGTTAACACACTTCGTCTGGCTTACAGCACACCAAAG GAAGGTCAACCCAAGTTCTTCCTGTTTGCCCTGTCGAGTCGCAGGAAAGCCTACAGCCATTTCTACTGCCGGAGCAACAACCTG GAGATGACCAGCTGGGTGTATGGCTGTTTGCAAAAGAATGGCTCATCATG TGTGTTTGCAGCAGATCTGTCTAAGGGAACTGAGCTTTTGCCTCCCTACAAG GTCCTGACTCTGAGGCTCAGTGACTTGTCGTCTTTTACTCATCTGTTTGTCTCGGCCTCAAACCTCAATGGCAAGCAG TTCACGGTGGAGTGTGAGTGGCAAAGAGAAGAATCTCAGACTCTGTCTGTCGCAGTGCCGCATGTCCTGTCCTTCG GTTTGACCTCGAGTGATGTTACGGTTAACTCCTCTGGACTTCTTCACACCATCGAGCTGCAACACTTTCACCAG gTCTATCAGGCTTTCAGAATTAATGTTGCAAGCCAGTGCAAAGTACAGAAAG acaGATTGCCGAGCGTGTACAGGATAAAGGTGCCATGGTTTCGAGAGGACTCGTTAACCACGGTCAG CGTGCCATCAGTGACGGAGATCTCAGGGATGCTCCACACAAGTCGTCCAGACAACACCTCAGGTGCACTCCTGCAGCTCCACACTGCCCCCAACTGCCAGTATAAG GTCTCCATAAGAACTTCGTTACCCAGGGTGCTCGGACAG ATACTGAGGTTCTGTGGTCACATGGTACCAGTGTACACAGCTGTAACCCTCCTTCTGGCCTGTGGGGGGCAGGTGTCCTCCATCCTGAAGTCAAGGCGAGCTGCAGACATGAGTCAGATGGTGGGCAAAGGCCTGCAGCCCCACAAAGTCAACCTGCCTGTGTATATTCTGCACATCGCACTCAG CTGTAGCTGCTTTCAGGAGGTCTGGTCCATGCTTTTCCTCCCCTCTATGGACACACTCCCTCCAACCTTCCTTGATGTGGCATTTCATGAAGAGGAGACACCAGGTGAAGAATGGGTTCACCTCCTCTCCCCTCTGCTGTATATTTTTGGGGCAGCTGTGGCGTACTGGGGCAGCGCTCTACTCAGACTTGTTATCCGGCTGATCTCGTTGGTCTTGGCTCCATTGCACAG GCCGTCTGTCTCCAGAGACTGTGGCACCCTGCGGCTGCGAACCCAGCTCCTCATCACGCTGTGTCTGACTGTTATGGGCGGGACTTCCTGTGGGGCGTTGTCGATATTTGCCTCCTTCCTGTTCCACCTTTATAGG GTTCTGAGGCTGCAGATGACAGAAAGATATTTGAGACACATGTTGAATCTG GCTCCCCGGAAGCACAAAGAAGCTGAGAATGGCACAATCGATCCCGAATGCTTGAGCAGGTCTAAAGAAAGCAACGGCACCCCCTTGCTGTCGGAGTGCGCCCTGCAGGAGGTGAGGGATGACCTGCAGCTCCACCTCTGCCTGTCGGCGCTTTTCACTCTGCCCGTCATGCTCAGCGGTCCCTCGCTCATCCACTGGATCCGTAACCTGAG GTATTCCACCCAGCTGAATCCCGACCCTTGCTGGCCATACATCGTGCCTCTAATTTTTGTCTACATGCTGCTTATTAACTGTAACACTTTAAAGCTCAGCAACAG TAAACTGCTGCCTCTGACCTCCTGCCTCCCTCTCCCCTTGGCCATCATCATGgtgactttctctcctcttcaCCTCTACAGAATCACCTACTTCCTGTTGGCGTCACTCATCCCGCTGGCCTTGTGCTGTCTCCTCTGA
- the tyw5 gene encoding tRNA wybutosine-synthesizing protein 5: MELQEKIPVPVFAAVDREVFLRNIYPQRQPAVLRGVSLGPCLEKWTVDYLGEKGGDKEVKIHVSTVPQMDFLHKNFAYKTLPFNEFVRRASEKKHSDFFLCEDESYYLRSLGEDVRKEPAELSKQFPGLAEDFHTPDFFEPEQFFSSVFRISSCGLQLWTHYDVMDNLLAQVTGTKRVVLYSPQDALHLYLSGDKSEVLDIDAPDLKRFPKFVRAKRYECVLEPGDLLFIPALWFHNTLALQFGVGVNIFWRHLPADSYDKKDPYGNKDPVAATRALQALERALHTLDELPAEYRDFYGRRMIQRIQKRTYCDGKIDAEQNSTLPSSPFTKPG; this comes from the exons ATGGAGCTCCAGGAGAAAATACCTGTGCCGGTCTTCGCAGCAGTAGACAGGGAGGTGTTTCTGAGGAACATTTATCCACAG CGTCAACCGGCTGTTCTCAGAGGCGTGTCTCTGGGTCCCTGTCTGGAGAAGTGGACAGTTGACTATCTTGGAGAAAAAGGAGGAGACAAGGAGGTAAAGATTCATGTGTCCACGGTGCCCCAGATGGATTTCCTTCACAAGAACTTTGCCTACAA GACTCTGCCATTTAATGAATTTGTGAGAAGAGCATCAGAGAAGAAACACTCTGACTTCTTCCTGTGTGAG GATGAGAGCTACTACCTTCGTTCGCTTGGGGAGGATGTCCGAAAG GAACCGGCTGAGCTCAGCAAACAGTTCCCGGGCTTGGCGGAGGACTTTCACACACCTGACTTCTTTGAACCTGAGCAGTTCTTCTCCAGCGTGTTCCGCATCAGCTCCTGTGGTCTGCAGCTGTGGACGCACTACGAT GTGATGGACAACCTGCTGGCTCAGGTGACCGGAACAAAGAGAGTGGTCCTCTACAGCCCCCAGGATGCTTTGCACCTCTACCTGTCAG GCGATAAGTCAGAGGTTTTGGACATTGACGCCCCCGATCTGAAGCGGTTTCCTAAGTTTGTGAGAGCAAAGAGATACGAGTGCGTGCTGGAGCCCGGAGATCTGCTTTTCATCCCCG CTCTGTGGTTTCACAACACGCTCGCTCTGCAGTTTGGAGTGGGCGTTAATATCTTCTGGCGCCATCTACCTGCAGACAGCTACGACAAGAAGGATCCGTACGGTAACAAAGACCCCGTGGCTGCAACGCGAGCGCTTCAGGCCCTGGAGAGGGCGCTTCACACTCTGGATGAACTGCCAGCAGAGTATCGGGACTTCTACGGGCGGCGCATGATTCAGCGCATTCAGAAGAGGACGTACTGCGACGGGAAAATAGACGCGGAGCAGAACTCTACATTACCCAGCAGTCCATTTACTAAACCTGGATGA
- the maip1 gene encoding m-AAA protease-interacting protein 1, mitochondrial — MAVLHFIRRSLASANLRKKMALPMLRGCFRLQSTFSFNRLFLKERLVLNRLGNRRLPPCSPAAVAAAVRRYSSDQGEQKHQKVVVVGIPNPFIWFRTRIYYFLIRTYFDKEFSIEEFTEGAKQAFSHVSRLLSQCQFEALEGLVAKDLIGKLEEKCNLLPSDYKKALSAEPDEIMYTTPGDVGIFYDDNGRKFVSILMRFWYLTSARLPEDSMEGTRIFQMAIGEGEPETKRLLTAIYEFQREFTKGVPPDWTITRIEHSKLLD; from the exons ATGGCAGTTCTTCACTTTATCAGACGCTCTCTGGCTTCAGCAAACCTACGGAAAAAGATGGCGCTGCCCATGTTAAGAGGTTGTTTCAGGTTGCAGTCAACATTTAGCTTCAATCGCCTGTTTTTAAAAGAGCGACTCGTCCTGAACAGGCTCGGTAACAGGCGACTACCTCCCTGTTCTCCCGCCGCTGTCGCGGCAGCGGTCCGTCGCTATAGCTCGGACCAGGGAGAGCAGAAGCACCAGAAGGTGGTGGTGGTCGGCATCCCGAACCCCTTCATCTGGTTCCGCACCCGGATTTACTACTTCCTTATCAGGACGTACTTCGACAAAGAGTTCAGTATAGAGGAGTTCACGGAGGGGGCGAAGCAG GCCTTCTCTCATGTTTCCAGGCTGCTGTCACAGTGCCAGTTTGAAGCCTTAGAGGGCCTCGTAGCTAAAGAT CTGATTGGGAAGCTGGAGGAAAAGTGCAACCTGCTGCCTTCCGACTATAAGAAAGCACTGTCTGCAGAGCCCGATGAGATCATGTACACAACCCCCGGGGATGTGGGAATCTTCTACGATGACAACG GTAGGAAGTTTGTCAGCATCCTGATGCGTTTCTGGTATCTAACGAGCGCACGCCTTCCCGAAGACTCCATGGAGGGAACTCGTATCTTCCAGATGGCCATTGGAGAAGGAGAACCAGAAACTAAGAGACTGCTTACTGCAATTTATGA ATTCCAGAGGGAGTTTACTAAAGGAGTTCCTCCAGACTGGACCATCACCAGGATAGAGCACTCCAAGCTTTTGGACTGA